In one Umezawaea sp. Da 62-37 genomic region, the following are encoded:
- a CDS encoding branched-chain amino acid aminotransferase, with the protein MTTALPFTVTSHPHPATPERVAEVLAKPGFGQHFTDHMVMIRWDRAQGWHAPSVEPYHSLELDPASMVLHYGQAIFEGLKAYRRSDGSIASFRPEANAARFRLSANRIAMPELPDELFLESIRQLVSIDERWVSSAAEESLYLRPFMISSEVGLGVRPAGEYLYVLIASPAGMYFPGGVKPVSVWLSTEYVRAAPGGTGAAKFAGNYAASLVAQAQAAEKGCDQVVWLDAVERRWVEEMGGMNLFFVLGSGSDARVVTPELSGALLPGITRDSLLRMAADLGYAVEERRISTEEWEKKAESGELTEVFACGTAAVITPVGHVKHGEGEFSVSGGETGEVTKRLRERLTGLQHGSVEDTHGWMTRLV; encoded by the coding sequence ATGACGACAGCGCTGCCTTTCACCGTGACCTCCCACCCGCATCCGGCGACCCCGGAACGCGTAGCGGAGGTACTGGCGAAGCCCGGTTTCGGACAGCACTTCACCGACCACATGGTGATGATCCGCTGGGACCGCGCACAGGGCTGGCACGCGCCGTCGGTCGAGCCCTACCACTCGTTGGAGCTCGATCCGGCCTCGATGGTGCTGCACTACGGCCAGGCGATCTTCGAGGGCCTCAAGGCGTACCGCCGCTCCGACGGCTCGATCGCGTCCTTCCGCCCCGAGGCGAACGCGGCCCGCTTCCGCCTCTCCGCGAACCGGATCGCGATGCCGGAACTCCCCGACGAGCTGTTCCTCGAGTCCATCCGCCAGCTCGTCTCCATCGACGAGCGCTGGGTGTCCTCGGCGGCCGAGGAGTCCCTCTACCTGCGGCCCTTCATGATCTCCAGCGAGGTCGGCCTCGGGGTCCGCCCGGCCGGCGAGTACCTCTACGTGCTGATCGCGTCCCCGGCGGGCATGTACTTCCCCGGCGGCGTGAAGCCGGTGAGCGTGTGGCTGTCCACCGAGTACGTCCGGGCGGCTCCCGGCGGCACCGGCGCGGCGAAGTTCGCGGGCAACTACGCGGCCTCCCTGGTCGCGCAGGCGCAGGCCGCCGAGAAGGGCTGCGACCAGGTCGTGTGGCTCGACGCGGTGGAGCGCCGGTGGGTCGAGGAGATGGGCGGGATGAACCTGTTCTTCGTCCTCGGCTCCGGTTCGGACGCCCGCGTCGTGACGCCGGAGCTGAGCGGCGCGCTGCTGCCCGGCATCACCCGCGACTCGCTGCTGCGGATGGCGGCCGACCTCGGCTACGCGGTCGAGGAGCGGCGGATCTCCACCGAGGAGTGGGAGAAGAAGGCCGAGTCGGGCGAGCTGACCGAGGTGTTCGCCTGCGGCACCGCCGCGGTCATCACCCCCGTCGGCCACGTGAAGCACGGCGAGGGCGAGTTCAGCGTCTCCGGCGGCGAGACCGGCGAGGTGACCAAGCGGCTGCGCGAGCGGCTGACCGGTCTGCAGCACGGTTCCGTCGAGGACACCCACGGCTGGATGACCAGGCTCGTCTGA